DNA from Ralstonia insidiosa:
CGCATGATGGGGGTGTTCTGACCGGATCGTGGGTTCTGCTCGGGGCGGGCGGCTGCTACGATCGCGCATCGCCCGCCCTGAATGCACACTGATATGCAAGCTAATCCGCTCAGCGAGATCTCCCTGATCCGCCGGCTGAAACTGAATCAACTGATGATCTTCGAGCGTGTGCTGGAAACGCGCTCGGTCGTGCGTGCCGCCAACGAGATGCGGTTGACCCAGCCGGCGGTGACCAAGGTCATCCACGAGCTGGAATCGTGCTTTGACGGCGCGCTGTTCTCGCGCTCCAACCGCGGCGTGGTGCCGACGGAACTGGGGCTGCTGCTGGGCCGGCGCGTGAAGTCGTTGATGGCCGAACTGCGCTACATGACCGACGAGTTGAACGATTTCCGGCTCGGTACCAGCGGGCACGTCATTGTCGGCACGTTGATCTCGGCATCGGCGCGGTTGCTGCCGCGCGCCATCGCCACGCTCAAGGCGCGCACACCCAACGTACTCGTCACCGTGCGGGAAGGTACCACGGCGCACCTGTTCCCAGCACTGGCGACGGGCGATCTGGATATCGTCGTCGGTCGCCTGCCCGAGCGGGAACTGCCGATTGCCAGCGCGTTTCCGCTCACGCACGAAGTGCTGTTCGACGAGTCACTGTGCGCGGTGGTGGGCAAGGGTTATGGCGCGTTGCCTGAACGTGTGGCGCATCTGTCGGAGCTGGCCGATTCGCCCTGGATTCTGCCGACGCCGGATTCTCCTGCGCGGCTGGCCGCCGAGCATCTGTTTCGTTCAGCCGGGTTGCCGCTGCCGACCGATATTGTCGAATCGCTCTCACTGCTGACCAATATCGGCCTGCTGCTGGAGACACCGCGCATTGCGCTGATGCCGCGCGTGGCGGCTCGGCAGTTCACGGATGCAGGCCTG
Protein-coding regions in this window:
- a CDS encoding LysR substrate-binding domain-containing protein; its protein translation is MQANPLSEISLIRRLKLNQLMIFERVLETRSVVRAANEMRLTQPAVTKVIHELESCFDGALFSRSNRGVVPTELGLLLGRRVKSLMAELRYMTDELNDFRLGTSGHVIVGTLISASARLLPRAIATLKARTPNVLVTVREGTTAHLFPALATGDLDIVVGRLPERELPIASAFPLTHEVLFDESLCAVVGKGYGALPERVAHLSELADSPWILPTPDSPARLAAEHLFRSAGLPLPTDIVESLSLLTNIGLLLETPRIALMPRVAARQFTDAGLLRILDLPETAAFGTVGFSLRSHKEQSAACRVFIECLREAAQATAPDTGA